In Hydractinia symbiolongicarpus strain clone_291-10 chromosome 13, HSymV2.1, whole genome shotgun sequence, a single genomic region encodes these proteins:
- the LOC130623522 gene encoding paramyosin-like isoform X8: MYHFVRKNLKKLQQKQECENMEEHENESPFDAQPRYETTTDNSNSNININNNNNNINEIPYNNHYIEEEARLRLNLFGFNISPKTKSSTKYYQDEPKSSSPRSPFSIRKVKTVKPEKIVVADKQGKKKSKRKNSESQMADSSAGSTESRMVIKRDRAKSQFSRSQTTTDPRNANVYERLLRKKHSLSGPADSSITSNSEIKENIERRRSRIRSIQNSVPPLISKNFRRSCPSAAFAEFEKREKSEDFNNNTNQYPNDSKSDKNDEESTNRMSRRDRMLRRQPAKSSGFLKRFEKTPDVVEDEQRTNSETTDTESTQTSIQLKNGGSETRSVSALESKNVLNLTVKIKPDDEIGELENMSLSLIPKTRSLSLKDTPRSAPPIPVSRKISQPTLTPRKASYDLNDSLPDLIDVPKTPSNTADRLKRDYHLTDAEIVALRCILKKADLYEQTVRDRMFKVLKIEEDKEIDLEVITGKVLAEKEIDSLKQKLFMSRKELDSYISFTKKMEREKRQSISEKEELETKIQWHERRLTRFETENKNLKTERVNFLNQIYELKGKSTTIKDSGHMRQKSMDAGLVSQQPELELSKQRLIYEADAFAQERTKLIKERQRLDEEVRKVQIRCVSLLAQLQHSEKTIEEMKVEKEQLKDKITKMTKQSHDDSRKLQERLATAEGALQEGSDCTDGHVTDYSNFIETMKQGDSDFERLQVEVTELEKKCDHLQNEYRNTEEVRIRLDHENMALKDTINVIQKAKEDALNQVNELDAKYRETLSDLKAITIGSEQYEKERIHLRQELEDVSSRLSELQHDAVTMEADQDAFKKFLDKLSLELREKLGEEHISNETEGISLDKQAEIIGKEVISHLNPTRKLQGDYEAMKEERDDLEEEIKYLKFALANRMEIKTMQLPSQKCECSKEKEALQQEVDDAMSRIDKLDAEVNRLHQDKQQLLMSFLNLQASQRSREVSKSDVGMTTDDDLSDDEEDEDTERESDEEYDTDISKSGFTSSNPSLADVKVNDYGSVGSLKSNGDVPASAMVTTKTSSDTSHLGIEEELKDLRIRLQELEKSNQRLEMERVEMLDSLCKQVDANNALKIELDELRGSRPGSRPGSSISKSDSFSSISQDKCANCASYSDEIRSYLSIIEELTEDKLRLEKCVNDLDADKELMAIDLERLTESHCQIEDELAQTGNINDSALKAAKEESQFLLQNIQSLEQENSVLEENLRKLREDKTEILDNLRQAEEDRFGFIRTMSMLTEQKETVDLESEKLKQEIEILKEKLAESGGGR, encoded by the exons ATGTACcattttgtaagaaaaaatCTTAAGAAACTCCAGCAGAAACAGGAATGTGAAAATATGGAAGAACATGAGAATGAAAG tccATTTGACGCTCAGCCTCGTTATGAAACAACAACAGACAACAGCAACAGCAACATCAacattaacaataacaacaacaacatcaatgaAATTCCGTACAACAATcattatattgaagaagaagcAAGACTTAGATTAAATCTCTTTGGATTCAACA tttctCCAAAAACAAAATCTTCAACGAAATATTATCAGGATGAACCCAAAAGCAGCTCGCCTCGATCACCCTTTTCTATACGCaaagtaaaaacagtaaaaccGGAAAAAATCGTTGTGGCTGATAAGCAAGgcaagaaaaaatcaaaaagaaaaaattcag aaaGCCAGATGGCAGACTCATCAGCAGGTTCAACGGAGAGTCGGATGGTGATAAAAAGAGATAGAGCGAAGTCACAATTTAGTCGATCTCAAACAACGACTGATCCACGAAACGCAAATGTATACGAACGGCTTTTGCGTAAAAAACATAGCTTGTCAGGACCTGCAGACAGTTCCATAACAAGTAATTCAGAAATAAAGGAAAATATAGAACGGAGGAGATCACGCATCCGGAGTATTCAGAATAGCGTTCCTCCGTTGATTTCGAAAAATTTTCGCCGCTCATGTCCGAGCGCTGCTTTCGCAGAATttgagaaaagagaaaaaagtgaAGATTTTAATAACAACACAAATCAATATCCGAATGACAGCAAGAGCGATAAAAATGATG aaGAATCAACAAATCGGATGAGTCGAAGAGATAGAATGTTGCGCCGACAACCCGCTAAATCTTCAGGTTTTCTAAAACGTTTCGAGAAAACACCCGATGTCGTAGAAGACGAGCAACGAACGAATTCAGAAACGACCGATACTGAATCAACTCAGACCAGTATTCAATTAAAAAATGGTGGGAGTGAAACGCGCAG tgtAAGTGCCTTGGAAtcaaaaaatgtgctgaattTGA CTGTGAAAATAAAACCGGACGACGAAATTGGTGAATTAGAAAACATGAGTTTATCACTTATTCCGAAGACTCGTTCACTGTCTCTTAAAGACACGCCACGAAGCGCACCTCCCATACCTGTGTCAAG GAAAATTAGTCAGCCGACGTTGACGCCACGTAAAGCTTCATATGACTTGAACGACTCACTGCCAGATCTCATCGATGTGCCTAAAACACCAAGTAACACGGCAGACCGCTTGAAAAGAGATTACCATTTGACGGACGCCGAAATTGTGGCGTTGCGATGCATTCTAAAGAAGGCTGACTTATACGAGCAAACTGTTCGTGACCGAATGTTTAAAGTGTTAAAAATAGAAGAGGATAAAGAGATTGATCTGGAAGTTATAACGGGGAAAGTTTTAGCTGAAAAGGAAATAGACTCATTGAAGCAAAAACTCTTTATGAGCAGAAAAGAATTAGATTCGTATATATCCTTCACGAAAAAGATGGAACGAGAAAAACGGCAGTCGATTTCGGAAAAAGAGGAACTCGAAACGAAGATACAGTGGCACGAGCGCCGCTTAACCAGATTcgaaacagaaaacaaaaatttaaaaaccgaGCGTGTAAATTTTTTGAATCAGATATACGAATTAAAAGGTAAATCAACAACTATTAAAGACTCTGGTCATATGAGACAAAAATCAATGGATGCAGGACTCGTGTCGCAACAGCCAGAGTTGGAGTTATCGAAGCAACGCTTGATTTACGAGGCGGACGCTTTCGCGCAAGAGAGAACGAAACTAATTAAAGAACGACAACGTTTGGATGAAGAAGTGCGCAAAGTTCAAATAAGATGCGTTTCTTTACTCGCCCAGTTGCAGCACTCTGAGAAAACTATCGAAGAAATGAAGGTCGAAAAAGAACAACTGAAAGATAAGATAACGAAAATGACGAAACAATCTCACGATGATTCTCGTAAATTGCAAGAACGACTAGCAACTGCCGAAGGTGCTTTGCAGGAAGGTAGCGACTGTACAGACGGCCATGTAACAGATTATTCGAATTTTATCGAAACCATGAAACAGGGTGATTCAGACTTCGAGAGACTTCAAGTTGAGGTGACTGAGTTGGAAAAAAAATGTGATCATTTACAGAACGAATACCGAAATACGGAAGAAGTTCGTATTAGATTAGATCATGAGAATATGGCTTTAAAGGACACGATTAACGTTATTCAAAAAGCGAAAGAAGACGCCTTGAATCAGGTAAACGAACTAGACGCGAAATATCGAGAAACGCTTAGCGATCTTAAAGCTATCACGATCGGTTCAGAGCAATACGAAAAGGAAAGAATACACTTACGACAAGAATTAGAAGACGTATCGTCGCGACTGTCGGAATTACAGCATGATGCCGTCACTATGGAAGCTGATCAGGATGCTTTTAAAAAGTTCTTAGATAAGCTATCGTTAGAACTGAGAGAAAAGTTAGGTGAAGAACACATCTCGAATGAAACTGAAGGAATCTCCTTAGATAAACAAGCGGAAATTATCGGTAAAGAAGTGATATCTCATTTGAACCCGACTCGTAAATTACAAGGAGATTACGAGGCTATGAAAGAAGAGCGAGACGATTTAGAAGAGGAAATTAAGTACTTAAAGTTTGCTCTTGCTAATCGTATGGAGATTAAAACCATGCAATTACCTTCGCAGAAATGCGAGTGCAGCAAAGAGAAAGAAGCGTTACAGCAAGAAGTTGATGACGCCATGTCGCGTATCGATAAACTCGATGCAGAAGTCAATAGGTTACATCAAGACAAACAGCAGCTGCTGATGAGTTTCCTTAACTTGCAAGCTTCACAACGTTCTCGCGAAGTAAGCAAATCCGACGTTGGCATGACGACGGATGACGATCTTTCGGACGACGAAGAAGATGAGGATACTGAACGCGAGA GTGATGAAGAATACGATACCGACATATCAAAGTCTGGATTTACAAGTTCAAATCCAAGTTTGGCGGACGTCAAAGTCAATGACTACGGATCTGTTGGGTCACTTAAATCAAATGGCGACGTGCCGGCATCGGCCATGGTTACAACTAAGACCTCCTCCGACACCTCACATCTTGGAATTGAGGAAGAGCTTAAAGATTTGCGAATACGACTGCAAGAGCTTGAAAAAAGCAACCAACGGTTGGAAATGGAGAGAGTGGAGATGCTTGATTCATTATGCAAACAAGTTGACGCGAATAATGCCCTTAAAATCGAACTAGATGAACTGCGAGGGTCCAGGCCTGGAAGTCGACCAGGAAGCAGTATCTCGAAGAGTGATAGCTTCTCAAGTATCAGTCAAGATAAATGCGCAAACTGCGCCTCATACA GCGACGAAATACGTTCTTACTTGTCGATTATTGAAGAATTGACAGAAGATAAACTGCGACTTGAAAAATGCGTCAACGACCTTGACGCTGACAAGGAGCTCATGGCAATAGATTTGGAACGTCTAACAGAATCTCATTGTCAGATAGAAGACGAACTAGCACAAACTGGCAACATCAATGATAGCGCGTTAAAAGCAGCCAAGGAGGAGAGCCAGTTTCTCTTGCAAAATATCCAATCCCTGGAACAAGAGAACTCCGTATTGGAGGAGAATCTGCGCAAGTTAAGAGAAGACAAGACGGAGATCTTGGATAATTTGAGACAAGCGGAGGAGGATAGGTTTGGCTTTATTCGAACAATGTCGATGCTGACGGAGCAAAAGGAAACAGTAGATTTGGAGAGTGAAAAATTGAAGCAAgaaattgaaatattaaaagaaaaattagcaGAATCTG GAGGAGGGAGGTGA
- the LOC130623522 gene encoding golgin subfamily B member 1-like isoform X6: protein MSHLFYCQVHYPSESQMADSSAGSTESRMVIKRDRAKSQFSRSQTTTDPRNANVYERLLRKKHSLSGPADSSITSNSEIKENIERRRSRIRSIQNSVPPLISKNFRRSCPSAAFAEFEKREKSEDFNNNTNQYPNDSKSDKNDEESTNRMSRRDRMLRRQPAKSSGFLKRFEKTPDVVEDEQRTNSETTDTESTQTSIQLKNGGSETRSVSALESKNVLNLTVKIKPDDEIGELENMSLSLIPKTRSLSLKDTPRSAPPIPVSRKISQPTLTPRKASYDLNDSLPDLIDVPKTPSNTADRLKRDYHLTDAEIVALRCILKKADLYEQTVRDRMFKVLKIEEDKEIDLEVITGKVLAEKEIDSLKQKLFMSRKELDSYISFTKKMEREKRQSISEKEELETKIQWHERRLTRFETENKNLKTERVNFLNQIYELKGKSTTIKDSGHMRQKSMDAGLVSQQPELELSKQRLIYEADAFAQERTKLIKERQRLDEEVRKVQIRCVSLLAQLQHSEKTIEEMKVEKEQLKDKITKMTKQSHDDSRKLQERLATAEGALQEGSDCTDGHVTDYSNFIETMKQGDSDFERLQVEVTELEKKCDHLQNEYRNTEEVRIRLDHENMALKDTINVIQKAKEDALNQVNELDAKYRETLSDLKAITIGSEQYEKERIHLRQELEDVSSRLSELQHDAVTMEADQDAFKKFLDKLSLELREKLGEEHISNETEGISLDKQAEIIGKEVISHLNPTRKLQGDYEAMKEERDDLEEEIKYLKFALANRMEIKTMQLPSQKCECSKEKEALQQEVDDAMSRIDKLDAEVNRLHQDKQQLLMSFLNLQASQRSREVSKSDVGMTTDDDLSDDEEDEDTERESDEEYDTDISKSGFTSSNPSLADVKVNDYGSVGSLKSNGDVPASAMVTTKTSSDTSHLGIEEELKDLRIRLQELEKSNQRLEMERVEMLDSLCKQVDANNALKIELDELRGSRPGSRPGSSISKSDSFSSISQDKCANCASYSDEIRSYLSIIEELTEDKLRLEKCVNDLDADKELMAIDLERLTESHCQIEDELAQTGNINDSALKAAKEESQFLLQNIQSLEQENSVLEENLRKLREDKTEILDNLRQAEEDRFGFIRTMSMLTEQKETVDLESEKLKQEIEILKEKLAESEAQLSTFHTSNLSKEEGGDEERQDGTPRLPLGRSSSTPTQSSYNANSESYKRSHSSSMRSPRDFPMRRATSIEDISEMNEELDVNKLAEEVCLLKDQISSYKLKNTELQQSLDEANSLLEVENQQPAVQPAADLKCTRKGEQFERVVLEDVECESNALGTISESSPGPKRRSCDGERRPSDLERRRTQLHRGDSADIERRTSETTDFRHRSNSEQRPKLERRKSVVLDDETPQRKLYGTRKSSLPICEMLDLIGNQAGGKDSEMCRSAKTLSFQVLFNGVPLHTQNDF, encoded by the exons ATGTCACACTTGTTCTATTGTCAAGTGCATTACCCTTCAG aaaGCCAGATGGCAGACTCATCAGCAGGTTCAACGGAGAGTCGGATGGTGATAAAAAGAGATAGAGCGAAGTCACAATTTAGTCGATCTCAAACAACGACTGATCCACGAAACGCAAATGTATACGAACGGCTTTTGCGTAAAAAACATAGCTTGTCAGGACCTGCAGACAGTTCCATAACAAGTAATTCAGAAATAAAGGAAAATATAGAACGGAGGAGATCACGCATCCGGAGTATTCAGAATAGCGTTCCTCCGTTGATTTCGAAAAATTTTCGCCGCTCATGTCCGAGCGCTGCTTTCGCAGAATttgagaaaagagaaaaaagtgaAGATTTTAATAACAACACAAATCAATATCCGAATGACAGCAAGAGCGATAAAAATGATG aaGAATCAACAAATCGGATGAGTCGAAGAGATAGAATGTTGCGCCGACAACCCGCTAAATCTTCAGGTTTTCTAAAACGTTTCGAGAAAACACCCGATGTCGTAGAAGACGAGCAACGAACGAATTCAGAAACGACCGATACTGAATCAACTCAGACCAGTATTCAATTAAAAAATGGTGGGAGTGAAACGCGCAG tgtAAGTGCCTTGGAAtcaaaaaatgtgctgaattTGA CTGTGAAAATAAAACCGGACGACGAAATTGGTGAATTAGAAAACATGAGTTTATCACTTATTCCGAAGACTCGTTCACTGTCTCTTAAAGACACGCCACGAAGCGCACCTCCCATACCTGTGTCAAG GAAAATTAGTCAGCCGACGTTGACGCCACGTAAAGCTTCATATGACTTGAACGACTCACTGCCAGATCTCATCGATGTGCCTAAAACACCAAGTAACACGGCAGACCGCTTGAAAAGAGATTACCATTTGACGGACGCCGAAATTGTGGCGTTGCGATGCATTCTAAAGAAGGCTGACTTATACGAGCAAACTGTTCGTGACCGAATGTTTAAAGTGTTAAAAATAGAAGAGGATAAAGAGATTGATCTGGAAGTTATAACGGGGAAAGTTTTAGCTGAAAAGGAAATAGACTCATTGAAGCAAAAACTCTTTATGAGCAGAAAAGAATTAGATTCGTATATATCCTTCACGAAAAAGATGGAACGAGAAAAACGGCAGTCGATTTCGGAAAAAGAGGAACTCGAAACGAAGATACAGTGGCACGAGCGCCGCTTAACCAGATTcgaaacagaaaacaaaaatttaaaaaccgaGCGTGTAAATTTTTTGAATCAGATATACGAATTAAAAGGTAAATCAACAACTATTAAAGACTCTGGTCATATGAGACAAAAATCAATGGATGCAGGACTCGTGTCGCAACAGCCAGAGTTGGAGTTATCGAAGCAACGCTTGATTTACGAGGCGGACGCTTTCGCGCAAGAGAGAACGAAACTAATTAAAGAACGACAACGTTTGGATGAAGAAGTGCGCAAAGTTCAAATAAGATGCGTTTCTTTACTCGCCCAGTTGCAGCACTCTGAGAAAACTATCGAAGAAATGAAGGTCGAAAAAGAACAACTGAAAGATAAGATAACGAAAATGACGAAACAATCTCACGATGATTCTCGTAAATTGCAAGAACGACTAGCAACTGCCGAAGGTGCTTTGCAGGAAGGTAGCGACTGTACAGACGGCCATGTAACAGATTATTCGAATTTTATCGAAACCATGAAACAGGGTGATTCAGACTTCGAGAGACTTCAAGTTGAGGTGACTGAGTTGGAAAAAAAATGTGATCATTTACAGAACGAATACCGAAATACGGAAGAAGTTCGTATTAGATTAGATCATGAGAATATGGCTTTAAAGGACACGATTAACGTTATTCAAAAAGCGAAAGAAGACGCCTTGAATCAGGTAAACGAACTAGACGCGAAATATCGAGAAACGCTTAGCGATCTTAAAGCTATCACGATCGGTTCAGAGCAATACGAAAAGGAAAGAATACACTTACGACAAGAATTAGAAGACGTATCGTCGCGACTGTCGGAATTACAGCATGATGCCGTCACTATGGAAGCTGATCAGGATGCTTTTAAAAAGTTCTTAGATAAGCTATCGTTAGAACTGAGAGAAAAGTTAGGTGAAGAACACATCTCGAATGAAACTGAAGGAATCTCCTTAGATAAACAAGCGGAAATTATCGGTAAAGAAGTGATATCTCATTTGAACCCGACTCGTAAATTACAAGGAGATTACGAGGCTATGAAAGAAGAGCGAGACGATTTAGAAGAGGAAATTAAGTACTTAAAGTTTGCTCTTGCTAATCGTATGGAGATTAAAACCATGCAATTACCTTCGCAGAAATGCGAGTGCAGCAAAGAGAAAGAAGCGTTACAGCAAGAAGTTGATGACGCCATGTCGCGTATCGATAAACTCGATGCAGAAGTCAATAGGTTACATCAAGACAAACAGCAGCTGCTGATGAGTTTCCTTAACTTGCAAGCTTCACAACGTTCTCGCGAAGTAAGCAAATCCGACGTTGGCATGACGACGGATGACGATCTTTCGGACGACGAAGAAGATGAGGATACTGAACGCGAGA GTGATGAAGAATACGATACCGACATATCAAAGTCTGGATTTACAAGTTCAAATCCAAGTTTGGCGGACGTCAAAGTCAATGACTACGGATCTGTTGGGTCACTTAAATCAAATGGCGACGTGCCGGCATCGGCCATGGTTACAACTAAGACCTCCTCCGACACCTCACATCTTGGAATTGAGGAAGAGCTTAAAGATTTGCGAATACGACTGCAAGAGCTTGAAAAAAGCAACCAACGGTTGGAAATGGAGAGAGTGGAGATGCTTGATTCATTATGCAAACAAGTTGACGCGAATAATGCCCTTAAAATCGAACTAGATGAACTGCGAGGGTCCAGGCCTGGAAGTCGACCAGGAAGCAGTATCTCGAAGAGTGATAGCTTCTCAAGTATCAGTCAAGATAAATGCGCAAACTGCGCCTCATACA GCGACGAAATACGTTCTTACTTGTCGATTATTGAAGAATTGACAGAAGATAAACTGCGACTTGAAAAATGCGTCAACGACCTTGACGCTGACAAGGAGCTCATGGCAATAGATTTGGAACGTCTAACAGAATCTCATTGTCAGATAGAAGACGAACTAGCACAAACTGGCAACATCAATGATAGCGCGTTAAAAGCAGCCAAGGAGGAGAGCCAGTTTCTCTTGCAAAATATCCAATCCCTGGAACAAGAGAACTCCGTATTGGAGGAGAATCTGCGCAAGTTAAGAGAAGACAAGACGGAGATCTTGGATAATTTGAGACAAGCGGAGGAGGATAGGTTTGGCTTTATTCGAACAATGTCGATGCTGACGGAGCAAAAGGAAACAGTAGATTTGGAGAGTGAAAAATTGAAGCAAgaaattgaaatattaaaagaaaaattagcaGAATCTG AAGCTCAATTGTCTACTTTCCATACTTCGAATTTATCGAAGGAGGAGGGAGGTGATGAAGAGCGACAAGATGGTACACCACGCTTACCTCTGGGACGTTCATCATCGACGCCGACACAATCGAGTTACAACGCGAACAGCGAGAGCTATAAACGATCCCACTCGAGCTCGATGCGTTCACCTCGTGATTTTCCAATGCGCCGAGCAACCTCGATTGAGGATATTTCGGAAATGAACGAAGAACTAGACGTAAATAAGCTAGCAGAAGAGGTTTGTTTATTGAAAGACCAAATTTCTTCCTATAAGCTGAAAAACACTGAACTTCAACAATCTTTAGACGAAGCTAATTCTTTGCTCGAAGTAGAAAACCAACAGCCTGCTGTGCAACCGGCAGCCGACTTGAAATGTACGCGGAAAGGTGAACAATTTGAAAGGGTAGTTTTAGAAGACGTTGAATGTGAAAGCAATGCCCTCGGCACGATATCTGAATCTTCGCCTGGACCGAAAAGAAGATCTTGTGACGGAGAGCGCCGTCCGTCAGATTTGGAGCGGCGTAGGACGCAGTTACACCGCGGGGACTCTGCTGATATAGAACGAAGAACGTCGGAGACAACTGATTTCCGTCATAGATCAAACTCTGAACAAAGACCAAAACTAGAACGTAGGAAATCTGTCGTGTTGGATGACGAGACTCCGCAACGAAAACTTTACGGCACACGAAAGTCGTCTCTACCGATATGCGAAATGTTAGATTTGATTGGCAATCAAGCAGGGGGCAAGGATTCAGAAATGTGTCGTTCAGCGAAAACTCTTTCATTTCAAGTGTTATTTAATGGTGTGCCGTTACACACgcaaaatgatttttaa